The Enterococcus sp. 7F3_DIV0205 genome has a window encoding:
- a CDS encoding S41 family peptidase — protein MKNKRQVPFHQYIISIACVAFLAGGSSYIYFDYQYKKQVSNNPAQTSELKKVDDLYNEIVNNYVGKVDEKKLVDGALKGMTESLDDPYSSYLNEPEADELDQSLSGSFEGIGATMTMTEDLPTVAQAPIEGSPAAKAGIKTNDTILKVDDEETQGKTLSQIVSKIRGKKGTEVRLTIKRGEETFELKLTRDTIPLETVKGELDKKEPTIGSIKITSFGENTYNELKETIKTLRKDGAKSFVIDLRQNPGGLLDQVEQMASMFLEDGKTIVKFEDKNGNTSEDVASSKLDGGFKVKEPTVVLVDEGSASASEIFAAALKESGNKKIIGTKTFGKGTVQTVKNLNDKSEIKLTVLKWLTPKGEWIHEKGLEPNVKADYPDYAYLSPISRDKTLKSGDSSPVVKNVNALLNALGYEVNADSSDFSEQTTAAVRALQTDNVLPVTGEVDNETAAQIEIEIGKKIKNNDQAYDTGIKELQNISKKD, from the coding sequence ATGAAAAATAAAAGACAAGTGCCTTTTCATCAATATATTATTTCAATTGCTTGTGTTGCTTTTTTGGCAGGTGGCAGTAGTTATATTTATTTTGACTATCAATATAAAAAACAAGTTTCTAATAATCCTGCTCAAACAAGTGAGTTAAAAAAAGTTGATGATCTATATAATGAAATCGTTAATAACTATGTAGGAAAAGTCGACGAGAAAAAACTAGTCGATGGTGCGCTAAAGGGCATGACAGAATCCTTAGATGATCCTTACTCCAGTTACTTGAATGAACCAGAAGCAGACGAGCTGGACCAAAGTCTTTCGGGGAGTTTTGAAGGAATCGGTGCAACCATGACGATGACTGAGGACTTACCGACTGTAGCTCAAGCGCCGATCGAAGGATCTCCTGCCGCTAAAGCGGGAATCAAAACAAACGATACGATTTTAAAAGTCGATGATGAAGAAACACAAGGAAAAACACTGTCTCAGATCGTCAGCAAAATTCGTGGAAAAAAGGGAACTGAAGTACGTTTAACAATTAAGCGTGGCGAAGAAACTTTTGAATTAAAACTTACACGAGATACCATTCCACTTGAAACGGTTAAAGGTGAATTAGATAAAAAAGAGCCAACGATCGGATCAATCAAGATTACTTCTTTCGGTGAAAATACCTATAACGAGCTTAAAGAAACAATCAAAACGTTAAGAAAAGATGGCGCAAAATCTTTTGTGATCGATTTACGCCAAAATCCCGGTGGATTGCTTGACCAGGTGGAACAAATGGCGAGTATGTTCCTTGAAGATGGGAAAACAATTGTAAAATTTGAGGATAAAAACGGAAATACAAGTGAAGATGTTGCTTCTAGCAAATTAGACGGCGGCTTTAAAGTAAAGGAACCAACTGTCGTTCTGGTGGACGAGGGAAGTGCAAGTGCATCTGAAATTTTTGCAGCTGCCTTAAAAGAATCAGGTAATAAAAAGATTATTGGAACAAAAACGTTTGGCAAAGGGACTGTTCAAACCGTTAAAAATTTAAATGATAAGAGTGAAATCAAATTAACCGTTCTAAAATGGTTAACGCCAAAAGGTGAATGGATTCATGAAAAAGGCCTAGAACCTAACGTTAAGGCTGATTATCCTGACTATGCATACTTATCACCAATTTCTAGAGATAAAACTCTAAAATCAGGTGATTCTTCACCAGTTGTCAAAAACGTCAACGCCTTACTAAATGCACTTGGCTACGAAGTTAATGCTGACAGTAGTGATTTTTCAGAACAAACAACAGCTGCTGTTCGAGCACTACAAACTGACAACGTCCTTCCAGTTACGGGAGAGGTAGACAATGAAACTGCTGCACAAATCGAAATTGAAATAGGAAAAAAAATTAAAAACAACGATCAAGCTTATGACACTGGTATTAAAGAACTTCAAAATATATCTAAAAAAGACTAA
- the lepB gene encoding signal peptidase I, producing MEKQKSYIGYFIFFMKILIPSFVLLFILRGFILIPVPVDGNSMEKTLSQGDMIVMEKFSSIKRFDVVVFKLPNGAIYIKRVIGLPGEAVRYDNDQLYINDKPIEESFLEKNIKKDHEAVPYTTDFDLSNLITADVLPKDSYFVLGDNRRMSKDSRSFGAVESKYILGKAQFVYYPITHMKFIPR from the coding sequence GTGGAAAAACAAAAATCTTATATTGGCTATTTTATTTTTTTCATGAAAATACTCATTCCTTCGTTCGTCTTGTTATTTATATTAAGAGGTTTCATTCTGATCCCTGTTCCAGTTGACGGAAATTCAATGGAAAAAACGCTGAGTCAGGGTGACATGATTGTGATGGAGAAATTTTCCTCAATCAAACGTTTTGATGTTGTAGTGTTTAAATTACCAAATGGAGCCATTTATATTAAACGAGTAATCGGGCTGCCGGGAGAAGCAGTTCGTTACGACAACGATCAACTCTATATAAATGACAAGCCGATTGAAGAATCTTTCCTAGAAAAAAACATCAAAAAAGATCATGAGGCAGTTCCTTACACAACTGATTTTGATTTAAGTAATCTTATTACAGCAGACGTTTTACCTAAAGATAGTTATTTTGTTTTAGGCGACAATCGACGAATGTCAAAGGACAGTCGTTCTTTTGGTGCTGTTGAAAGTAAGTATATTTTAGGAAAAGCTCAGTTTGTATATTATCCAATAACACATATGAAATTCATACCAAGATAG
- the ylqF gene encoding ribosome biogenesis GTPase YlqF, which translates to MTIQWFPGHMAKARREVSEKIKYVDIVFELIDARLPLSSRNPMMDQIVQQKPRLILLNKGDLADKEQNQKWQQYFQEKGYHTLVINAQQNKGVNKIIPEAKKALKEKLERERLKGLKPRAIRAMCIGIPNVGKSTLMNRLVGKKIAQTGNKPGVTKGQQWLRSGTELELLDTPGILWPKFEDQEIGKKLALTGAIKDQLLHLDDLAIYGLAFFSRFYPERLVERYKLTQEETFLPGAELLMLISQKRGFNDDYDRASEMIIQEIRSSKLGPYTLDRWEELGATKDEN; encoded by the coding sequence ATGACAATACAATGGTTTCCAGGGCATATGGCCAAAGCTAGAAGAGAAGTATCTGAAAAAATTAAATACGTTGACATCGTTTTTGAGTTGATTGATGCAAGATTACCTCTTTCATCCAGAAATCCGATGATGGATCAGATTGTACAACAAAAGCCGCGCTTGATTTTACTAAACAAGGGAGACTTAGCTGATAAAGAACAAAACCAGAAATGGCAGCAATATTTTCAAGAAAAAGGCTATCATACCTTAGTCATTAATGCACAGCAGAATAAAGGGGTCAATAAAATCATTCCTGAAGCCAAAAAAGCTCTGAAAGAAAAACTTGAACGTGAACGCTTAAAAGGATTGAAACCAAGAGCCATCCGTGCAATGTGTATTGGTATTCCAAATGTTGGAAAGTCAACACTCATGAATCGTTTGGTAGGGAAAAAAATCGCCCAAACAGGTAATAAGCCTGGCGTAACTAAAGGGCAGCAATGGCTTCGTTCAGGGACTGAGCTAGAACTATTGGATACACCAGGAATCCTATGGCCTAAATTTGAAGATCAAGAAATCGGTAAAAAGTTAGCATTAACTGGAGCAATTAAAGATCAACTGCTTCATTTAGATGATTTAGCTATTTACGGACTAGCTTTTTTTTCACGTTTTTATCCAGAGCGTTTGGTTGAACGCTATAAATTAACACAAGAAGAAACTTTTTTACCAGGTGCTGAACTATTGATGTTGATCAGTCAAAAGCGTGGGTTTAATGATGATTATGATCGAGCAAGTGAAATGATCATTCAAGAGATCCGCAGCAGCAAATTAGGACCATATACTTTAGATCGTTGGGAAGAATTAGGAGCTACAAAAGATGAAAACTGA
- a CDS encoding ribonuclease HII gives MKTESIQQIKTALTTIDNREDKRIQQWQADERSGVQQALVQWDKRLKRHEKELALFEEMQSFEKNARAKGHRLIVGIDEVGRGPLAGPVVAAAVILPENFQLLGVNDSKKLSAKKRDELYDEIQNQAISIGIGMVDHNKIDEINIYQASKMAMGIALEDLCFIPDYLLIDAMTLDVKIPQENIIKGDARSISIAAASIVAKVIRDRLMEDYAKMYPGYGFENNAGYGTKEHLLGIQQQGICTIHRKTFAPIKDMC, from the coding sequence ATGAAAACTGAGTCAATTCAGCAAATTAAAACAGCCTTAACTACAATTGATAACAGAGAAGATAAAAGGATCCAACAGTGGCAAGCAGATGAGCGTAGCGGTGTTCAACAAGCTCTAGTCCAGTGGGATAAAAGACTAAAACGACATGAAAAAGAGTTGGCATTATTTGAAGAAATGCAATCGTTTGAGAAAAATGCACGAGCAAAAGGACATCGCCTTATTGTAGGAATAGATGAAGTTGGACGAGGTCCACTTGCAGGACCTGTTGTTGCAGCAGCAGTTATTCTACCTGAGAACTTTCAACTTCTTGGTGTAAATGATTCCAAAAAATTATCTGCGAAAAAAAGAGATGAGCTTTATGATGAAATCCAAAATCAAGCTATTTCAATTGGGATAGGTATGGTGGACCATAATAAAATTGATGAAATCAATATCTATCAGGCTTCAAAAATGGCTATGGGAATCGCACTGGAAGATCTTTGTTTTATTCCAGATTATTTATTGATCGACGCTATGACATTAGATGTCAAAATTCCTCAAGAAAATATTATCAAAGGGGATGCTCGCTCGATCTCAATCGCTGCGGCAAGTATTGTAGCAAAAGTCATTCGCGATCGTTTAATGGAAGACTATGCCAAAATGTATCCAGGATATGGATTTGAAAATAATGCAGGTTATGGTACAAAAGAACATTTACTAGGAATACAGCAGCAAGGAATCTGTACGATTCACAGAAAGACTTTTGCACCAATCAAAGATATGTGTTAA
- the dprA gene encoding DNA-processing protein DprA: MEEQQRDLLFKLAVCHGIGNIGMLKVLDFSMKYNNSTDFSKEEIIQIAGITTYQKLFSESWDRWTADSDELKVYQESHTFITILDAIYPYYLKQIYNCPVLLFYKGNPKLLEKNCLSFIGARAASVYGINVVRQLIPEMISNDLTIVSGLAKGIDSVSHQVTMQHGGNTIGVIGTGLDICYPKETAHIQRKMMTEQLVISEYPNGTGPRKYHFPMRNRIIAGLSLGTCVIEARKKSGSLITAQAALEYGREVFAVPGNLFNSQSDGCHGLIQEGAKCTICPQDILDEIQFFSI, translated from the coding sequence ATGGAAGAACAACAACGAGATTTACTCTTTAAGTTAGCTGTTTGTCATGGCATTGGCAACATAGGTATGCTGAAAGTGTTAGATTTTTCAATGAAGTATAATAACAGTACGGATTTTTCAAAAGAAGAAATTATACAAATTGCTGGAATCACAACGTATCAAAAGCTATTTTCTGAATCTTGGGATCGCTGGACAGCTGATTCAGACGAATTGAAAGTGTATCAAGAGTCGCATACCTTTATCACGATCCTAGATGCAATCTATCCCTACTATTTAAAACAAATTTACAACTGTCCAGTACTATTGTTCTATAAAGGGAATCCAAAACTCTTAGAAAAAAATTGCTTGTCTTTCATTGGAGCAAGAGCGGCTTCTGTATATGGAATCAATGTTGTACGCCAATTGATCCCTGAGATGATCAGCAATGATTTGACGATTGTTAGCGGATTGGCAAAAGGTATCGATAGTGTTAGCCATCAGGTGACAATGCAACATGGTGGAAATACCATAGGTGTGATAGGAACTGGTCTTGATATTTGCTACCCAAAGGAAACAGCTCACATTCAACGGAAAATGATGACCGAGCAATTAGTCATAAGTGAATACCCCAATGGTACAGGACCGAGAAAATATCATTTTCCTATGAGAAATCGAATCATTGCTGGCCTAAGTTTAGGTACATGTGTAATCGAAGCACGGAAAAAAAGTGGATCCTTAATTACTGCACAAGCAGCTTTAGAGTACGGGCGTGAAGTATTTGCGGTACCAGGCAATCTATTTAATTCTCAATCAGATGGCTGTCACGGTCTTATTCAGGAAGGCGCTAAATGTACAATTTGTCCTCAAGATATTTTAGATGAAATTCAGTTTTTTTCGATTTAG